The genomic interval CCGACGCGGCCGCGCCACGGCAATGCGTGCGCGCGCTCTTTCTCACGCCGCAGGCGTCCGTGCTCCTGATCCGGTTGAACGGGCGAAGCGGGCCGCTCTGGATCACACCGGGCGGAGGCATCGACGCGGGCGAATCGCACGAGAGCGCGCTCCGGCGCGAGCTCGAGGAAGAGGTCGGACGGTCGGACTTCGACGTGGGCCCGCTCGTCTGGGTCCGGGACGCCGAGTTCGAGTGGAACGGACGAA from Candidatus Eisenbacteria bacterium carries:
- a CDS encoding NUDIX domain-containing protein, with the protein product MAPADAAAPRQCVRALFLTPQASVLLIRLNGRSGPLWITPGGGIDAGESHESALRRELEEEVGRSDFDVGPLVWVRDAEFEWNGRRCREREYFYLLRTDTFVPDLTGNPVPEEARLIVEHRWWLLDDLLRSEERFAPARMATLLAELVQNGPPSTPVETGD